The region AGTTCGGCAAGATCGGCAAGAGCCTGAAGAACTCGGTGTCGCCCGACGAGATTTGCGACAGCTACGGGGCGGACACGTTGCGGGTCTACGAGATGTCGATGGGCCCGCTGGAGGCGTCGCGGCCGTGGGCGACGAAGGATGTCGTTGGGGCATACCGGTTTCTGCAGCGGGTGTGGCGGCTGGTGGTGGACGAGCAGTCCGGCGCGGTGCGGGTCGCCGAGCATGAGGCGCTGGACGACGAGACGCTGCGGCAGTTGCACCGCGCGATCGCAGGGGTGTCGGAGGATTACGCGGCGCTGCGCAACAACACCGCGGCGGCCAAGCTGATCGAGTACACCAACTACCTGACCAAGAACGAGGTGCGGTCGCGGGCGGCGTTGGAGCCGCTGGTGTTGATGGTCGCCCCGCTGGCTCCGCATCTCGCGGAGGAGTTGTGGAAGCGGTTGGGGCACCACACGTCGTTAGCGCACGGGCCGTTCCCGGTTGCCGATCCGCAGTACCTCGTCGAGGACACCGTCGAGTACCCGGTGCAGGTCAACGGGAAGGTGCGGGGGCGTGTGACGGTGCCTGCGGATGCCGACGCCGACGCGCTGGAGGCGGCGGCGCTGGCCGACGAGAAGGTGCAGGCGTTCATCAACGGCGCGACGCCGAAGAAGGTGATCGTCGTGGCCGGGCGGCTGGTCAACATCGTCGTGTAGGCGGCGCGACCCGGCGGCCTTCCCGCTACGTCCAGCCGAGTTGGCGCATCGTGATGCCGTCGTTCCAGATCTTCGTCATGTGCCGGATCTTGTCGCCGTCGAAGTCCATCACGTAGACGTAATCGGCTTCAGCGGACTTACCTGTCGGCGGCACCGGTCCACCATCGCCGGTATGCGTGCCGCGGAACACGCCGAACACGGCGACGTTGTTGCGGTCCTCGTCGACAGCGAACGACCGCACCTCGGCGTTGCCATCGGGAAGGATCGCCATCAGCCCCTTCATCCACTCGGTGTAGGCCTGCAGCGTCGTCACGTCAGCCAGCGCGTCGGTCTGCGCCTCGAATGTCGCATCGGGATGGCAATAGGGCTCACACCCCGACCAACCCTTTCCGGTTTCACACGCCTCGAAGAATCGTTCGGCGGTGTCTTTGATGGTGCTCATAGCGAATTGTGCACCCCAACCACTGTTCAACGGTTGAGAATGCGATACCGCGGGTATCGCATTCTGCGTGAACAGCCCTGCCGCCGTCGCGGAGTACACGACCACGCCCGATGACGACCCGTTCTACGACCCGCCGCCCGGCTATGCCGAGGCCGAGCCCGGAGCGGTCCTGCGCTCGCGCGATGTGCGGATCGGGTTTCTCGGCGTCATCGCGCAGCGGGTGACCGCGACTCAATTGCTGTACCGCACGACCAACCTGCACGGCGAACCGGAGGTCGCCGTCACGACGGTGTTGATCCCTGCGCAGCCCGACCCCGCGCGGCCTTACCCACTGTTGTCCTATCAGTGCGCCATCGACGCGGTGACGTCCCGGTGCTTCCCCTCGCACGCAATGCGCCTTGGTGCGCGCCCTGTCGGCGCGTTCACCCAGGCCGAGTACCTGTTGGTGGCAGCGGCGCTGGCCGAAGGATGGGCGGTGTCGGTCTCCGATCATGAGGGCTGTCACGGCATGTGGGGCGCTCCGCGCGAGCCCGGCTACCGGATCCTCGACGGCGTTCGCGCGGCCCTGCAGCAGGAGCAGTTAGGTCTTCGACCCTGCGCGCCGGTGGCGCTGTGGGGGTATTCCGGCGGCGGGCTGGCCTCGGCGTGGGCGGCAGAACTCCGCAGCGACTACGCCCCTGAACTGAACATTGTCGGTGCGGCACTCGGTTCACCGGTCGGAGATCCGGGCAGCGTGGCGCGGCGCCTCAACTGCGGCTTCTTCGCCGGTCTCGCCGCGCTGATGATCACCTCGCTGACCCACGTCTTTCCCGGCGCACAACACGTCGTCAACGAGCATGCCACCGCGGAAGGCAAAGCCCTGCTCGACGAGTTGCACACGATGACGACCGCCGAGGCGGTGTGGCGACTGCGCGGCGTGGACATCGGCTCCTATGTGGACATGTCCGCCGACGAACTCTGGGATCTGCCCGAGGTACGCCACATCTTCGAGGAAACCAAACTCGGTAAGTCGATCCCCGACGTGCCTGTGCTGGTCGTGCAGGCCGTGCACGACGGAATCATCAGTGTCG is a window of Mycobacterium sp. 3519A DNA encoding:
- a CDS encoding lipase family protein, which produces MNSPAAVAEYTTTPDDDPFYDPPPGYAEAEPGAVLRSRDVRIGFLGVIAQRVTATQLLYRTTNLHGEPEVAVTTVLIPAQPDPARPYPLLSYQCAIDAVTSRCFPSHAMRLGARPVGAFTQAEYLLVAAALAEGWAVSVSDHEGCHGMWGAPREPGYRILDGVRAALQQEQLGLRPCAPVALWGYSGGGLASAWAAELRSDYAPELNIVGAALGSPVGDPGSVARRLNCGFFAGLAALMITSLTHVFPGAQHVVNEHATAEGKALLDELHTMTTAEAVWRLRGVDIGSYVDMSADELWDLPEVRHIFEETKLGKSIPDVPVLVVQAVHDGIISVDDIDALVQKYDDGGAAVTYHRDRFCEHLLLHPLSAPAALQWLRDRFDERPLDEHRTRTKWPVLLNPSTGVGMLKLAVITTKVILGRAVR
- a CDS encoding ester cyclase, producing MSTIKDTAERFFEACETGKGWSGCEPYCHPDATFEAQTDALADVTTLQAYTEWMKGLMAILPDGNAEVRSFAVDEDRNNVAVFGVFRGTHTGDGGPVPPTGKSAEADYVYVMDFDGDKIRHMTKIWNDGITMRQLGWT